In Patagioenas fasciata isolate bPatFas1 chromosome 11, bPatFas1.hap1, whole genome shotgun sequence, the following proteins share a genomic window:
- the LOC139828877 gene encoding olfactory receptor 14J1-like, which produces MSNSSSITQFLLLAFTGTQELQLLHFWLFLGIYLAALLGNGLIITTIAWDQHLHTSMYFFLLNLALLDLGAISTIVPKSMANSLWDTRAISYAGCATQLFLFLFFISAEYSLLTVMSYDRYVAICKPLHYGTLLGSRACVHMAAAAWATGFLTALLHTANTFSLPLCKGNALDQFFCEITQMLKLSCSNSYLKEVGLLVFIGFLVLGCFIFIVLSYVQIFRAVLRIPSEKGRHKAFSTCLPHLAVVSLFVSTAMFAYLKPPSISSPSRDLVVSVLYSLVPPAVNPLIYSMRNQELKDALRKLLQYSLLQVYKVCVISLGL; this is translated from the coding sequence atgtccaacagcagctccatcacccagttcctcctcctggcattcacaggcacacaggagctgcagctcttgcacttctggctcttcctgggcatctacctggctgccctcctgggcaacggcctcatcatcaccaccatagcctgggaccagcacctccacacctccatgtacttcttcctgctcaacctcgccctccttgacctgggcgccatctccaccattgtccctaaatccatggcgaactctctgtgggataccagggccatttcctatgcaggatgtgctacacaactctttctgtttctctttttcatttcagcagagtattctctcctcacagtcatgtcctacgaccgctacgttgccatctgcaaacccctgcactacgggaccctcctgggcagcagagcttgtgtccacatggcagcagctgcctgggccactgggtttctcactgctctgctgcacacggccaatacattttcactgccactgtgcaagggcaatgccctggaccagttcttttgtgaaatcacccagatgctcaagctctcctgctcaaactcctaCCTCAAGGAAGTTGGgcttcttgttttcattggttttcttgttttgggatgttttattttcattgtgctgtcctatgtgcagatcttcagggccgtgctgaggatcccctctgagaagggacggcacaaagccttttccacctgcctccctcacctggccgtggtctccctgtttgtcagcactgccatgtttgcctatctgaagcccccctccatctcctccccatcccgggacctggtggtgtctgttctgtactctttggtgcctccagcagtgaacccgctcatctacagcatgaggaaccaggagctcaaggatgccctgaggaaactactTCAATACTCACTGCTTCAGGTTTATAAGGTTTGTGTTATCTCACTAGGGCTGTAA